A stretch of the Panthera uncia isolate 11264 chromosome D1, Puncia_PCG_1.0, whole genome shotgun sequence genome encodes the following:
- the EXPH5 gene encoding exophilin-5 isoform X2: MTKVPQGFDFSFLNDEEARKILQVLERNEELQRADKDRISKLQKTKRDIRWLQGVTGEWFEEIQRKKFCNETDVSQMLKQPLTYRLRKGMAENDRVELQTSRSKTTPHQRHPMSVSSRLSFRSSFSSLFSFRKSRREPSKLLSPAQKGCDSHAGPSVSVRRTATAKIYSSPVENRPVDSVFVPGRAGMREGSGMPPWDASQLENEFFQVLDDLDNKLAQEQCPSSGNTTAPLNYGSRAQCSHFYSRGNTHGNITGRYQNHHNGASNMSIYDILRPGTPREGFKTFSPRTKTIYDMYRTRESRLSKEDYVQKNSFGSTSLCFDSRQPSTSPATIYFTTRSLHFPTITQNKSGFIPPRHQQSPKRTPLSSIIWNRSDTSGGRQSHEEFLGAPSPMEIDSADQYVYPRCFQENRRYEFYRSQSVYQGVHLDSCMDNAMSPDPFEDSENMPFYHQEHPFARSFSSNTFGRNREQRFKQSPLWGQHEEHSFWSDFPQSRHPFTSHRDSKMISMEVSAGHSHSIHSQHWGPFSPGYKTNIFRGHEEPHLWQFDSQTTTLESTEVLRGNESQTTHFSMPNVCPGTGPSYHSTSGRSACQQGGPPTEVHLDKEPYSFGNTQTTLAYSFNTSFPPIPDDRGNPQRPSFQDPTVAVHKIKPASLPIKSYTEVTVTKSDSVDSPPLTESPPSILVTQVTKEKVLKESLREEDKQLHKMDRTHMTSEVPQPVSQTVTSNHASDVQNPLSQDSAEGKGFAFNASTTVSSKRSPGVISRKESPKIHILHRERSNELKKDKNHTGDRKLGSATSLAFVQERTTASWPSPDQGCHQEVRASTEAISGIIKNNHWSSGPANGQKAQSAEKPAISDTKEEQGTTSPSTNCSKPAARRKIPHDSSDLSSGILPGSSPSNNSFLDTPAIPSTTVFSRKSPSGKDPSPGERAQKDNDSKDQSDQFALSPSENPKRNDECVLVHNEAVDVAKWRSPSPFKDGKGKGKVRRRIASLEKLSKMERRSAPTSDNSSSVEMNQSNSKPPEVHTTSCTSPTKSARFLINNRKSESKIMASPCRNEPLPFQVKNNVEHPAGKYTLNKFGPTSSESESKCSKAVSDSVPVAPEATEKVTNLKNIGFASVRKGPLPFLIKRAVSCPSGVPDASDGRDKREECLVSNTDDSAVTLKPWEAIISPLENNSPVSDLSWPKRHHQKQYFPECTEKDGKIAASGTGLFSLSNEDPLPFSSDASRKESGKTLRKFKTTSTFSVSGDEDNVKCLEVVSVYYTLPRKYSKKFSNILEKYTRYIDSLTESTKVETETFPNAFEKEKLNYSTQEQSGTPSSEGLKMLVTSAQEKTHCLSHTSENMTVSQLPSLWPSEPTLQEVDSTEARVSLHKRESKTGGISPDNFAKTPLSDSESRKERGKRSQSETLPPSSMLQEKKVTEEKAENCQQSSKSGNSGPSNLPAHSEENVGSSQNGRSSGECVGTRIAITAPGTGEGLPREIADGSSNGLQPSQVRGEIGTDFQKETSKPLSDLESQVFALTPALHKLQLFEGTCSGEPDLDSLQSEPRELPPRSQEISMTENSKAEDEMLKLAWDQPSFPGGNSKQKTSLDDPEKGKNRSVVKHRLAAMSKASRKFPAKDLSPRRHVATIFPQSGNSSGFGSLSLGTAECNLPSPEPTPKSIESRNESRLSCDITDVEKSENSLQVPVIPSREASTHLSNPKSNSISQLQQNGDKNISESSPKYEKSKDVTAAQTLERESRTLAQPTFPNLGEADFSDHQRRINPPFPLEPTEKSRVSIPLASYQQQQRSASSLEWRPELHPYRSNSLKSINVHGDLVCKSHPPKVRGRHFSESTSIDNALSELTLGDEFSGNSGYSRRFSSFSELSSCDGNENRILGGGRTKMGPKFATSISRPIDYGIFGKEQQLAFLENVKRSLTQGRLWKPSFLKNPGFLKDDVINHPQPTELPSSDSPSGQMPEDALSPGAPLCIYEKTPVDSDCDTDTTTDDEYYLDENDKESEL, from the exons GCCAAAATATACAGTTCACCTGTGGAAAATCGACCGGTTGACAGTGTCTTTGTCCCCGGGCGAGCAGGCATGAGGGAGGGAAGTGGTATGCCTCCCTGGGATGCTTCACAGCTGGAAAACGAGTTTTTCCAAG TTTTAGACGACTTGGATAATAAACTGGCTCAGGAACAATGTCCAAGCTCAGGGAATACCACAGCACCTCTCAACTATGGATCAAGAGCACAGTGCAGTCATTTTTACTCCAGGGGGAACACGCACGGAAATATCACGGGAAGGTACCAAAACCACCATAATGGAGCTTCTAATATGTCTATCTATGACATCCTAAGACCAGGAACCCCTAGGGAAGGTTTTAAAACCTTTTCTCCTAGAACAAAAACAATTTATGATATGTACAGGACAAGGGAGTCCAGACTCTCAAAAGAAGATTACGTGCAAAAGAATAGCTTCGGTAGTACTTCTCTGTGTTTCGACAGCAGGCAGCCATCAACTTCACCGGCTACAATATATTTCACAACAAGAAGCTTACATTTTCCAACAATAACTCAGAACAAGAGTGGATTTATACCACCAAGACACCAGCAAAGCCCCAAGAGAACTCCTTTATCATCCATTATATGGAATAGATCAGATACTTCTGGAGGTAGGCAGAGCCACGAAGAATTCCTGGGGGCACCTTCACCGATGGAGATTGACTCTGCTGACCAGTATGTGTATCCCAGGTGTTTTCAGGAGAATAGGAGATACGAATTTTACCGTTCGCAGAGTGTTTACCAAGGTGTTCATTTAGACTCCTGCATGGATAATGCAATGAGTCCTGACCCATTTGAGGACTCAGAAAATATGCCATTCTACCATCAAGAACACCCATTTGCTAGATCTTTCTCTAGCAATACCTTTGGACGAAACAGGGAACAGAGATTTAAACAAAGTCCTCTTTGGGGCCAACACGAAGAACATTCTTTCTGGTCTGACTTCCCTCAAAGTAGGCATCCATTCACTTCTCACAGAGACTCCAAAATGATATCCATGGAAGTGTCAGCTGGTCACAGCCATAGCATTCACTCTCAACACTGGGGACCATTTTCTCCTGgttacaaaacaaatattttcagaggTCATGAAGAGCCACATCTCTGGCAGTTTGACTCTCAGACAACCACACTGGAGAGCACGGAGGTGTTGCGAGGCAATGAGAGCCAGACGACTCATTTCAGCATGCCAAACGTTTGCCCTGGGACGGGTCCCAGCTATCACAGCACATCTGGCAGGTCAGCATGCCAACAGGGCGGTCCTCCTACAGAAGTACACCTGGACAAAGAACCTTACTCGTTTGGAAATACTCAGACGACTCTAGCATACTCATTCAACACCTCCTTCCCCCCGATTCCCGATGACAGAGGGAACCCTCAGAGGCCGAGCTTTCAGGATCCCACAGTTGCTGTGCACAAAATTAAGCCTGCCTCTCTGCCAATAAAAAGCTATACGGAAGTCACTGTGACCAAGAGCGATTCGGTCGATTCTCCACCTCTTACTGAAAGCCCACCCAGTATCTTGGTCACACAAGTGACTAAGGAGAAAGTCTTGAAGGAATCTCTTCGGGAAGAAGACAAACAACTACACAAGATGGACCGGACACACATGACAAGTGAAGTCCCCCAACCGGTCTCACAGACAGTAACCTCTAACCATGCCTCTGATGTTCAAAATCCCCTCTCCCAGGACTCAGCCGAGGGCAAAGGGTTTGCTTTTAATGCATCTACCACAGTAAGTTCAAAGAGGTCACCTGGAGTCATTTCCAGGAAAGAGagccccaaaattcatatattacaCAGAGAGCGTTccaatgaacttaaaaaagataagaatcacACGGGGGACAGAAAACTTGGCTCAGCAACTTCCCTTGCTTTCGTTCAGGAACGCACAACAGCGTCTTGGCCCAGCCCAGATCAAGGTTGTCACCAGGAAGTAAGAGCAAGTACTGAAGCTATTTCaggcattattaaaaataaccactGGAGCTCTGGACCTGCTAATGGTCAAAAGGCACAGTCTGCAGAAAAGCCTGCTATTTCAGATACCAAGGAAGAACAAGGTACCACAAGTCCTTCCACCAACTGTAGCAAACCAGCTGCTCGTCGTAAGATCCCACACGATTCTTCAGATCTGTCATCGGGTATACTACCTGGCTCCTCACCATCGAATAATTCTTTCCTCGACACTCCGGCGATTCCTTCAACAACAGTGTTCTCCAGGAAAAGTCCTTCGGGCAAGGATCCATCTCCGGGAGAAAGAGCACAAAAGGACAATGATAGCAAGGACCAAAGTGATCAGTTTGCCCTAAGCCCCTCAGAAAACCCAAAGCGTAACGATGAGTGTGTACTTGTACACAATGAGGCAGTTGATGTTGCCAAATGGCGTTCTCCCTCTCCTTTCAAggatgggaaaggaaaaggaaaagtaaggCGACGCATAGCCTCTCTGGAGAAGTTAAGCAAAATGGAAAGGAGATCAGCACCCACCAGTGATAACAGTAGCTCCGTGGAGATGAATCAAAGCAATTCCAAGCCTCCTGAAGTTCACACGACTTCCTGCACCTCACCAACGAAATCAGCCAGATTTCTCATCAATAACAGGAAGTCGGAAAGTAAGATAATGGCTTCTCCGTGTAGGAATGAACCACTTCCATTCCAAGTCAAAAATAATGTGGAACACCCAGCAGGGAAGTATACATTGAATAAATTCGGTCCCACTTCTTCTGAGTCAGAAAGCAAATGTTCCAAAGCAGTGTCAGACTCGGTCCCAGTAGCACCTGAAGCCACAGAGAAGGTGACAAACCTGAAAAACATTGGGTTTGCTTCTGTTAGAAAAGGACCACTTCCGTTCCTCATCAAGAGGGCCGTGTCATGTCCCTCAGGGGTACCAGATGCCTCAGATGggagagacaaaagagaagaatGCTTGGTCTCAAACACAGATGATTCTGCTGTAACACTAAAACCTTGGGAGGCGATCATTAGCCCTCTGGAAAATAATTCACCTGTTAGCGATTTGTCTTGGCCaaaaagacaccaccaaaagCAATACTTTCCAGAATGCACTGAAAAGGATGGTAAAATTGCTGCCTCCGGGACAGGCCTATTTTCCCTTTCAAACGAAgaccctctgcctttctcttcagaCGCGTCAAGAAAAGAAAGTGGGAAAACGTTACGTAAATTTAAGACCACTAGTACGTTTTCTGTTTCTGGCGATGAAGATAATGTAAAATGTCTTGAGGTGGTTTCAGTATATTACACTCTACCAAGGAAATACAGCAAAAAATTCTCTAACATTCTTGAAAAGTATACACGATATATCGATTCACTTACGGAATCAACTAAAGTGGAGACTGAAACCTTTCCCAAtgcttttgagaaagaaaagctaaattaTTCTACCCAAGAGCAGTCAGGAACACCTTCATCTGAAGGTCTAAAGATGCTGGTCACCTCTGCTCAGGAGAAGACCCACTGTCTTTCTCACACCAGTGAAAATATGACCGTTTCACAATTACCAAGCCTTTGGCCCTCAGAACCAACATTACAGGAAGTGGATTCTACTGAGGCACGTGTTTCTCTTCATAAACGAGAATCTAAAACTGGAGGGATTTCCCCAGATAACTTCGCTAAAACACCCCTAAGTGATTCAGagagcagaaaagagagagggaaaagatcaCAAAGCGAAACTCTGCCTCCTTCATCAatgcttcaggaaaaaaaagttacagaagagaaagctgaaaaCTGTCAGCAATCCAGTAAATCGGGCAACAGTGGTCCTTCTAATCTCCCAGCCCATTCAGAAGAGAATGTTGGAAGTTCCCAAAATGGAAGAAGTTCCGGGGAATGTGTAGGTACTAGGATAGCCATCACAGCTCCTGGAACTGGAGAAGGCCTTCCGAGAGAGATCGCGGACGGCAGTTCCAATGGATTGCAGCCTAGTCAAGTAAGAGGGGAAATTGGAACAGATTTCCAAAAAGAGACTAGTAAACCACTTTCTGACTTGGAAAGCCAAGTCTTTGCTCTTACTCCAGCTTTGCATAAACTACAGCTTTTTGAAGGGACTTGTTCAGGTGAACCAGATTTAGATAGTTTGCAGTCTGAACCCAGAGAGCTACCTCCAAGGAGTCAGGAGATAAGCATGACAGAGAACAGCAAGGCTGAAGATGAAATGCTAAAGTTGGCATGGGATCAACCTTCATTTCCTGGAGGAAACAGTAAACAGAAAACCAGCTTGGATGAcccagaaaaagggaaaaacagatccGTAGTTAAACACAGATTGGCAGCCATgtccaaagcaagcagaaaattCCCAGCTAAAGATTTAAGCCCCAGAAGACACGTAGCTACTATCTTCCCCCAAAGTGGGAACAGTTCTGGCTTTGGCAGCTTATCTCTTGGCACGGCCGAGTGCAACCTGCCGTCCCCTGAGCCTACTCCAAAGTCCATAGAGTCCAGAAATGAAAGCAGGTTGAGTTGCGATATAACGGATGTGGAAAAGTCAGAGAACTCTCTCCAGGTTCCTGTAATACCCAGTAGAGAAGCTTCCACACACTTAAGCAATCCGAAGTCTAACAGTATTTCACAGCTACAGCagaatggggataaaaatatctCAGAATCATCACCAAAGTATGAGAAGTCTAAAGATGTAACAGCAGCTCAGACTTTGGAAAGAGAGTCAAGAACTTTGGCCCAACCCACATTCCCCAACCTCGGGGAAGCAGACTTCTCTGACCATCAGAGAAGAATAAACCCTCCTTTTCCTTTGGAGCCTACAGAGAAATCTAGAGTAAGCATTCCATTGGCCAGTTATCAGCAACAACAAAGAAGTGCTTCATCTCTGGAGTGGAGACCTGAACTGCACCCCTATCGTTCAAACAGTTTAAAAAGCATCAATGTGCACGGCGATCTGGTATGCAAAAGTCATCCTCCAAAGGTCAGGGGGCGCCATTTTTCTGAGAGCACTTCTATTGACAATGCCCTGAGTGAACTGACCCTTGGGGATGAATTCTCTGGCAACAGCGGATACAGTCGAAGATTCAGTTCCTTTTCTGAGCTTTCCTCCTGTGATGGAAATGAAAACCGGATTTTGGGTGGCGGCAGAACAAAAATGGGGCCCAAGTTTGCAACATCTATATCTAGACCTATTGACTATGGAATTTTTGGGAAAGAACAACAGTTGGCTTTCTTGGAGAATGTAAAGAGGTCACTCACACAAGGAAGATTATGGAAACCAAGTTTTCTTAAGAACCCCGGCTTCCTGAAAGATGATGTAATTAACCATCCTCAGCCAACAGAGCTACCAAGCTCAGATTCTCCTAGCGGCCAGATGCCGGAAGATGCCTTATCTCCAGGCGCACCACTTTGTATCTATGAAAAGACTCCAGTAGACTCAGATTGTGACACGGACACAACCACGGATGACGAATACTATCTGGATGAAAATGACAAAGAGTCAGAACTGTGA
- the EXPH5 gene encoding exophilin-5 isoform X1, producing MTKVPQGFDFSFLNDEEARKILQVLERNEELQRADKDRISKLQKTKRDIRWLQGVTGEWFEEIQRKKFCNETDVSQMLKQPLTYRLRKGMAENDRVELQTSRSKTTPHQRHPMSVSSRLSFRSSFSSLFSFRKSRREPSKLLSPAQKGCDSHAGPSVSVRRTATQAKIYSSPVENRPVDSVFVPGRAGMREGSGMPPWDASQLENEFFQVLDDLDNKLAQEQCPSSGNTTAPLNYGSRAQCSHFYSRGNTHGNITGRYQNHHNGASNMSIYDILRPGTPREGFKTFSPRTKTIYDMYRTRESRLSKEDYVQKNSFGSTSLCFDSRQPSTSPATIYFTTRSLHFPTITQNKSGFIPPRHQQSPKRTPLSSIIWNRSDTSGGRQSHEEFLGAPSPMEIDSADQYVYPRCFQENRRYEFYRSQSVYQGVHLDSCMDNAMSPDPFEDSENMPFYHQEHPFARSFSSNTFGRNREQRFKQSPLWGQHEEHSFWSDFPQSRHPFTSHRDSKMISMEVSAGHSHSIHSQHWGPFSPGYKTNIFRGHEEPHLWQFDSQTTTLESTEVLRGNESQTTHFSMPNVCPGTGPSYHSTSGRSACQQGGPPTEVHLDKEPYSFGNTQTTLAYSFNTSFPPIPDDRGNPQRPSFQDPTVAVHKIKPASLPIKSYTEVTVTKSDSVDSPPLTESPPSILVTQVTKEKVLKESLREEDKQLHKMDRTHMTSEVPQPVSQTVTSNHASDVQNPLSQDSAEGKGFAFNASTTVSSKRSPGVISRKESPKIHILHRERSNELKKDKNHTGDRKLGSATSLAFVQERTTASWPSPDQGCHQEVRASTEAISGIIKNNHWSSGPANGQKAQSAEKPAISDTKEEQGTTSPSTNCSKPAARRKIPHDSSDLSSGILPGSSPSNNSFLDTPAIPSTTVFSRKSPSGKDPSPGERAQKDNDSKDQSDQFALSPSENPKRNDECVLVHNEAVDVAKWRSPSPFKDGKGKGKVRRRIASLEKLSKMERRSAPTSDNSSSVEMNQSNSKPPEVHTTSCTSPTKSARFLINNRKSESKIMASPCRNEPLPFQVKNNVEHPAGKYTLNKFGPTSSESESKCSKAVSDSVPVAPEATEKVTNLKNIGFASVRKGPLPFLIKRAVSCPSGVPDASDGRDKREECLVSNTDDSAVTLKPWEAIISPLENNSPVSDLSWPKRHHQKQYFPECTEKDGKIAASGTGLFSLSNEDPLPFSSDASRKESGKTLRKFKTTSTFSVSGDEDNVKCLEVVSVYYTLPRKYSKKFSNILEKYTRYIDSLTESTKVETETFPNAFEKEKLNYSTQEQSGTPSSEGLKMLVTSAQEKTHCLSHTSENMTVSQLPSLWPSEPTLQEVDSTEARVSLHKRESKTGGISPDNFAKTPLSDSESRKERGKRSQSETLPPSSMLQEKKVTEEKAENCQQSSKSGNSGPSNLPAHSEENVGSSQNGRSSGECVGTRIAITAPGTGEGLPREIADGSSNGLQPSQVRGEIGTDFQKETSKPLSDLESQVFALTPALHKLQLFEGTCSGEPDLDSLQSEPRELPPRSQEISMTENSKAEDEMLKLAWDQPSFPGGNSKQKTSLDDPEKGKNRSVVKHRLAAMSKASRKFPAKDLSPRRHVATIFPQSGNSSGFGSLSLGTAECNLPSPEPTPKSIESRNESRLSCDITDVEKSENSLQVPVIPSREASTHLSNPKSNSISQLQQNGDKNISESSPKYEKSKDVTAAQTLERESRTLAQPTFPNLGEADFSDHQRRINPPFPLEPTEKSRVSIPLASYQQQQRSASSLEWRPELHPYRSNSLKSINVHGDLVCKSHPPKVRGRHFSESTSIDNALSELTLGDEFSGNSGYSRRFSSFSELSSCDGNENRILGGGRTKMGPKFATSISRPIDYGIFGKEQQLAFLENVKRSLTQGRLWKPSFLKNPGFLKDDVINHPQPTELPSSDSPSGQMPEDALSPGAPLCIYEKTPVDSDCDTDTTTDDEYYLDENDKESEL from the exons cAGGCCAAAATATACAGTTCACCTGTGGAAAATCGACCGGTTGACAGTGTCTTTGTCCCCGGGCGAGCAGGCATGAGGGAGGGAAGTGGTATGCCTCCCTGGGATGCTTCACAGCTGGAAAACGAGTTTTTCCAAG TTTTAGACGACTTGGATAATAAACTGGCTCAGGAACAATGTCCAAGCTCAGGGAATACCACAGCACCTCTCAACTATGGATCAAGAGCACAGTGCAGTCATTTTTACTCCAGGGGGAACACGCACGGAAATATCACGGGAAGGTACCAAAACCACCATAATGGAGCTTCTAATATGTCTATCTATGACATCCTAAGACCAGGAACCCCTAGGGAAGGTTTTAAAACCTTTTCTCCTAGAACAAAAACAATTTATGATATGTACAGGACAAGGGAGTCCAGACTCTCAAAAGAAGATTACGTGCAAAAGAATAGCTTCGGTAGTACTTCTCTGTGTTTCGACAGCAGGCAGCCATCAACTTCACCGGCTACAATATATTTCACAACAAGAAGCTTACATTTTCCAACAATAACTCAGAACAAGAGTGGATTTATACCACCAAGACACCAGCAAAGCCCCAAGAGAACTCCTTTATCATCCATTATATGGAATAGATCAGATACTTCTGGAGGTAGGCAGAGCCACGAAGAATTCCTGGGGGCACCTTCACCGATGGAGATTGACTCTGCTGACCAGTATGTGTATCCCAGGTGTTTTCAGGAGAATAGGAGATACGAATTTTACCGTTCGCAGAGTGTTTACCAAGGTGTTCATTTAGACTCCTGCATGGATAATGCAATGAGTCCTGACCCATTTGAGGACTCAGAAAATATGCCATTCTACCATCAAGAACACCCATTTGCTAGATCTTTCTCTAGCAATACCTTTGGACGAAACAGGGAACAGAGATTTAAACAAAGTCCTCTTTGGGGCCAACACGAAGAACATTCTTTCTGGTCTGACTTCCCTCAAAGTAGGCATCCATTCACTTCTCACAGAGACTCCAAAATGATATCCATGGAAGTGTCAGCTGGTCACAGCCATAGCATTCACTCTCAACACTGGGGACCATTTTCTCCTGgttacaaaacaaatattttcagaggTCATGAAGAGCCACATCTCTGGCAGTTTGACTCTCAGACAACCACACTGGAGAGCACGGAGGTGTTGCGAGGCAATGAGAGCCAGACGACTCATTTCAGCATGCCAAACGTTTGCCCTGGGACGGGTCCCAGCTATCACAGCACATCTGGCAGGTCAGCATGCCAACAGGGCGGTCCTCCTACAGAAGTACACCTGGACAAAGAACCTTACTCGTTTGGAAATACTCAGACGACTCTAGCATACTCATTCAACACCTCCTTCCCCCCGATTCCCGATGACAGAGGGAACCCTCAGAGGCCGAGCTTTCAGGATCCCACAGTTGCTGTGCACAAAATTAAGCCTGCCTCTCTGCCAATAAAAAGCTATACGGAAGTCACTGTGACCAAGAGCGATTCGGTCGATTCTCCACCTCTTACTGAAAGCCCACCCAGTATCTTGGTCACACAAGTGACTAAGGAGAAAGTCTTGAAGGAATCTCTTCGGGAAGAAGACAAACAACTACACAAGATGGACCGGACACACATGACAAGTGAAGTCCCCCAACCGGTCTCACAGACAGTAACCTCTAACCATGCCTCTGATGTTCAAAATCCCCTCTCCCAGGACTCAGCCGAGGGCAAAGGGTTTGCTTTTAATGCATCTACCACAGTAAGTTCAAAGAGGTCACCTGGAGTCATTTCCAGGAAAGAGagccccaaaattcatatattacaCAGAGAGCGTTccaatgaacttaaaaaagataagaatcacACGGGGGACAGAAAACTTGGCTCAGCAACTTCCCTTGCTTTCGTTCAGGAACGCACAACAGCGTCTTGGCCCAGCCCAGATCAAGGTTGTCACCAGGAAGTAAGAGCAAGTACTGAAGCTATTTCaggcattattaaaaataaccactGGAGCTCTGGACCTGCTAATGGTCAAAAGGCACAGTCTGCAGAAAAGCCTGCTATTTCAGATACCAAGGAAGAACAAGGTACCACAAGTCCTTCCACCAACTGTAGCAAACCAGCTGCTCGTCGTAAGATCCCACACGATTCTTCAGATCTGTCATCGGGTATACTACCTGGCTCCTCACCATCGAATAATTCTTTCCTCGACACTCCGGCGATTCCTTCAACAACAGTGTTCTCCAGGAAAAGTCCTTCGGGCAAGGATCCATCTCCGGGAGAAAGAGCACAAAAGGACAATGATAGCAAGGACCAAAGTGATCAGTTTGCCCTAAGCCCCTCAGAAAACCCAAAGCGTAACGATGAGTGTGTACTTGTACACAATGAGGCAGTTGATGTTGCCAAATGGCGTTCTCCCTCTCCTTTCAAggatgggaaaggaaaaggaaaagtaaggCGACGCATAGCCTCTCTGGAGAAGTTAAGCAAAATGGAAAGGAGATCAGCACCCACCAGTGATAACAGTAGCTCCGTGGAGATGAATCAAAGCAATTCCAAGCCTCCTGAAGTTCACACGACTTCCTGCACCTCACCAACGAAATCAGCCAGATTTCTCATCAATAACAGGAAGTCGGAAAGTAAGATAATGGCTTCTCCGTGTAGGAATGAACCACTTCCATTCCAAGTCAAAAATAATGTGGAACACCCAGCAGGGAAGTATACATTGAATAAATTCGGTCCCACTTCTTCTGAGTCAGAAAGCAAATGTTCCAAAGCAGTGTCAGACTCGGTCCCAGTAGCACCTGAAGCCACAGAGAAGGTGACAAACCTGAAAAACATTGGGTTTGCTTCTGTTAGAAAAGGACCACTTCCGTTCCTCATCAAGAGGGCCGTGTCATGTCCCTCAGGGGTACCAGATGCCTCAGATGggagagacaaaagagaagaatGCTTGGTCTCAAACACAGATGATTCTGCTGTAACACTAAAACCTTGGGAGGCGATCATTAGCCCTCTGGAAAATAATTCACCTGTTAGCGATTTGTCTTGGCCaaaaagacaccaccaaaagCAATACTTTCCAGAATGCACTGAAAAGGATGGTAAAATTGCTGCCTCCGGGACAGGCCTATTTTCCCTTTCAAACGAAgaccctctgcctttctcttcagaCGCGTCAAGAAAAGAAAGTGGGAAAACGTTACGTAAATTTAAGACCACTAGTACGTTTTCTGTTTCTGGCGATGAAGATAATGTAAAATGTCTTGAGGTGGTTTCAGTATATTACACTCTACCAAGGAAATACAGCAAAAAATTCTCTAACATTCTTGAAAAGTATACACGATATATCGATTCACTTACGGAATCAACTAAAGTGGAGACTGAAACCTTTCCCAAtgcttttgagaaagaaaagctaaattaTTCTACCCAAGAGCAGTCAGGAACACCTTCATCTGAAGGTCTAAAGATGCTGGTCACCTCTGCTCAGGAGAAGACCCACTGTCTTTCTCACACCAGTGAAAATATGACCGTTTCACAATTACCAAGCCTTTGGCCCTCAGAACCAACATTACAGGAAGTGGATTCTACTGAGGCACGTGTTTCTCTTCATAAACGAGAATCTAAAACTGGAGGGATTTCCCCAGATAACTTCGCTAAAACACCCCTAAGTGATTCAGagagcagaaaagagagagggaaaagatcaCAAAGCGAAACTCTGCCTCCTTCATCAatgcttcaggaaaaaaaagttacagaagagaaagctgaaaaCTGTCAGCAATCCAGTAAATCGGGCAACAGTGGTCCTTCTAATCTCCCAGCCCATTCAGAAGAGAATGTTGGAAGTTCCCAAAATGGAAGAAGTTCCGGGGAATGTGTAGGTACTAGGATAGCCATCACAGCTCCTGGAACTGGAGAAGGCCTTCCGAGAGAGATCGCGGACGGCAGTTCCAATGGATTGCAGCCTAGTCAAGTAAGAGGGGAAATTGGAACAGATTTCCAAAAAGAGACTAGTAAACCACTTTCTGACTTGGAAAGCCAAGTCTTTGCTCTTACTCCAGCTTTGCATAAACTACAGCTTTTTGAAGGGACTTGTTCAGGTGAACCAGATTTAGATAGTTTGCAGTCTGAACCCAGAGAGCTACCTCCAAGGAGTCAGGAGATAAGCATGACAGAGAACAGCAAGGCTGAAGATGAAATGCTAAAGTTGGCATGGGATCAACCTTCATTTCCTGGAGGAAACAGTAAACAGAAAACCAGCTTGGATGAcccagaaaaagggaaaaacagatccGTAGTTAAACACAGATTGGCAGCCATgtccaaagcaagcagaaaattCCCAGCTAAAGATTTAAGCCCCAGAAGACACGTAGCTACTATCTTCCCCCAAAGTGGGAACAGTTCTGGCTTTGGCAGCTTATCTCTTGGCACGGCCGAGTGCAACCTGCCGTCCCCTGAGCCTACTCCAAAGTCCATAGAGTCCAGAAATGAAAGCAGGTTGAGTTGCGATATAACGGATGTGGAAAAGTCAGAGAACTCTCTCCAGGTTCCTGTAATACCCAGTAGAGAAGCTTCCACACACTTAAGCAATCCGAAGTCTAACAGTATTTCACAGCTACAGCagaatggggataaaaatatctCAGAATCATCACCAAAGTATGAGAAGTCTAAAGATGTAACAGCAGCTCAGACTTTGGAAAGAGAGTCAAGAACTTTGGCCCAACCCACATTCCCCAACCTCGGGGAAGCAGACTTCTCTGACCATCAGAGAAGAATAAACCCTCCTTTTCCTTTGGAGCCTACAGAGAAATCTAGAGTAAGCATTCCATTGGCCAGTTATCAGCAACAACAAAGAAGTGCTTCATCTCTGGAGTGGAGACCTGAACTGCACCCCTATCGTTCAAACAGTTTAAAAAGCATCAATGTGCACGGCGATCTGGTATGCAAAAGTCATCCTCCAAAGGTCAGGGGGCGCCATTTTTCTGAGAGCACTTCTATTGACAATGCCCTGAGTGAACTGACCCTTGGGGATGAATTCTCTGGCAACAGCGGATACAGTCGAAGATTCAGTTCCTTTTCTGAGCTTTCCTCCTGTGATGGAAATGAAAACCGGATTTTGGGTGGCGGCAGAACAAAAATGGGGCCCAAGTTTGCAACATCTATATCTAGACCTATTGACTATGGAATTTTTGGGAAAGAACAACAGTTGGCTTTCTTGGAGAATGTAAAGAGGTCACTCACACAAGGAAGATTATGGAAACCAAGTTTTCTTAAGAACCCCGGCTTCCTGAAAGATGATGTAATTAACCATCCTCAGCCAACAGAGCTACCAAGCTCAGATTCTCCTAGCGGCCAGATGCCGGAAGATGCCTTATCTCCAGGCGCACCACTTTGTATCTATGAAAAGACTCCAGTAGACTCAGATTGTGACACGGACACAACCACGGATGACGAATACTATCTGGATGAAAATGACAAAGAGTCAGAACTGTGA